The following proteins are encoded in a genomic region of Oncorhynchus keta strain PuntledgeMale-10-30-2019 chromosome 6, Oket_V2, whole genome shotgun sequence:
- the LOC127930569 gene encoding loricrin-like isoform X3, protein MWRLYTGGTSTESMWRLYTGGTGTESRCRLYTEGTGTESRCRLYTGGTSTESRWRLYTGGTGTESRCRLYTGGTGTESRCRLYTGGTGTESRCRLYTGGTGTESRCRLYTGGTGTESRCRLYTGGTGTESRCRLYTGGTGTESRCRLYTGGTGTESRWRLYTGGTGTESRWRLYTGGTGTESRCRLYTGGTGTESRCRLYTGGTGTESRCRLYTGGTSTESHWYHTGQVSDLLIVVGDQAYHRCVVSKLNDGVGVVLGHAVVSKQGVQEWTKHSPLRGLYVEDQQSKYVVAYHLGTARHAVQDPVAEGGV, encoded by the exons atgtggaggctatatacagggggtaccagtacagagtcaatgtggaggctatatacagggggtaccggtacagagtcaaggtgtaggctatatacagagggtaccggtacagagtcaag gtgtaggctatatacagggggtaccagtacagagtcaag gtggaggctatatacagggggtaccggtacagagtcaaggtgtaggctatatacagggggtaccggtacagagtcaaggtgtaggctatatacagggggtaccggtacagagtcaaggtgtaggctatatacagggggtaccggtacagagtcaaggtgtaggctatatacagggggtaccggtacagagtcaaggtgtaggctatatacagggggtaccggtacagagtcaaggtgtaggctatatacagggggtaccggtacagagtcaaggtgtaggctatatacagggggtaccggcacagagtcaaggtggaggctatatacagggggtaccggtacagagtcaaggtggaggctatatacagggggtaccggtacagagtcaaggtgtaggctatatacagggggtaccggtacagagtcaaggtgtaggctatatacagggggtaccggtacagagtcaaggtgtaggctatatacagggggtaccagtacagagtcacacTGGTACCAcactggccaggtctctgacctcctcatcgttgtcggtgatcaggcctaccaccgttgtgtcgtcagcaaacttaatgatggtgttggagtcgtgcttggccatgcagtcgtgagtaaacagggagtacaggaatgGACTAAGcactcacccctgaggggcctctatgttgaggatcagcaaagcaaatatgttgttgcctaccacctggggacggcccgtcacgcagtccaggatccagttgcagagggaggtgtttag
- the LOC127930569 gene encoding loricrin-like isoform X4 — MWRLYTGGTSTESMWRLYTGGTGTESRCRLYTGGTGTESMCRLYTGGTSTESRWRLYTGGTGTESRCRLYTGGTGTESRCRLYTGGTGTESRCRLYTGGTGTESRCRLYTGGTGTESRCRLYTGGTGTESRCRLYTGGTGTESRCRLYTGGTGTESRWRLYTGGTGTESRWRLYTGGTGTESRCRLYTGGTGTESRCRLYTGGTGTESRCRLYTGGTSTESHWYHTGQVSDLLIVVGDQAYHRCVVSKLNDGVGVVLGHAVVSKQGVQEWTKHSPLRGLYVEDQQSKYVVAYHLGTARHAVQDPVAEGGV; from the exons atgtggaggctatatacagggggtaccagtacagagtcaatgtggaggctatatacagggggtaccggtacagagtcaag gtgtaggctatatacagggggtaccggtacagagtcaat gtgtaggctatatacagggggtaccagtacagagtcaag gtggaggctatatacagggggtaccggtacagagtcaaggtgtaggctatatacagggggtaccggtacagagtcaaggtgtaggctatatacagggggtaccggtacagagtcaaggtgtaggctatatacagggggtaccggtacagagtcaaggtgtaggctatatacagggggtaccggtacagagtcaaggtgtaggctatatacagggggtaccggtacagagtcaaggtgtaggctatatacagggggtaccggtacagagtcaaggtgtaggctatatacagggggtaccggcacagagtcaaggtggaggctatatacagggggtaccggtacagagtcaaggtggaggctatatacagggggtaccggtacagagtcaaggtgtaggctatatacagggggtaccggtacagagtcaaggtgtaggctatatacagggggtaccggtacagagtcaaggtgtaggctatatacagggggtaccagtacagagtcacacTGGTACCAcactggccaggtctctgacctcctcatcgttgtcggtgatcaggcctaccaccgttgtgtcgtcagcaaacttaatgatggtgttggagtcgtgcttggccatgcagtcgtgagtaaacagggagtacaggaatgGACTAAGcactcacccctgaggggcctctatgttgaggatcagcaaagcaaatatgttgttgcctaccacctggggacggcccgtcacgcagtccaggatccagttgcagagggaggtgtttag
- the LOC127930569 gene encoding loricrin-like isoform X6 produces the protein MWRLYTGGTSTESMWRLYTGGTSTESMWRLYTGGTSTESRCRLYTGGTGTESMWRLYTGGTSTESRWRLYTGGTGTESRCRLYTGGTGTESRCRLYTGGTGTESRCRLYTGGTGTESRCRLYTGGTGTESRCRLYTGGTGTESRCRLYTGGTGTESRCRLYTGGTGTESRWRLYTGGTGTESRWRLYTGGTGTESRCRLYTGGTGTESRCRLYTGGTGTESRCRLYTGGTSTESHWYHTGQVSDLLIVVGDQAYHRCVVSKLNDGVGVVLGHAVVSKQGVQEWTKHSPLRGLYVEDQQSKYVVAYHLGTARHAVQDPVAEGGV, from the exons caatgtggaggctatatacagggggtaccagtacagagtcaatgtggaggctatatacagggggtaccagtacagagtcaag gtgtaggctatatacagggggtaccggtacagagtcaatgtggaggctatatacagggggtaccagtacagagtcaag gtggaggctatatacagggggtaccggtacagagtcaaggtgtaggctatatacagggggtaccggtacagagtcaaggtgtaggctatatacagggggtaccggtacagagtcaaggtgtaggctatatacagggggtaccggtacagagtcaaggtgtaggctatatacagggggtaccggtacagagtcaaggtgtaggctatatacagggggtaccggtacagagtcaaggtgtaggctatatacagggggtaccggtacagagtcaaggtgtaggctatatacagggggtaccggcacagagtcaaggtggaggctatatacagggggtaccggtacagagtcaaggtggaggctatatacagggggtaccggtacagagtcaaggtgtaggctatatacagggggtaccggtacagagtcaaggtgtaggctatatacagggggtaccggtacagagtcaaggtgtaggctatatacagggggtaccagtacagagtcacacTGGTACCAcactggccaggtctctgacctcctcatcgttgtcggtgatcaggcctaccaccgttgtgtcgtcagcaaacttaatgatggtgttggagtcgtgcttggccatgcagtcgtgagtaaacagggagtacaggaatgGACTAAGcactcacccctgaggggcctctatgttgaggatcagcaaagcaaatatgttgttgcctaccacctggggacggcccgtcacgcagtccaggatccagttgcagagggaggtgtttag
- the LOC127930569 gene encoding loricrin-like isoform X1: MWRLYTGGTSTESMWRLYTGGTGTESRCRLYTGGTGTESMWRLYTGGTSTESRWRLYTGGTGTESRWRLYTGGTGTESRCRLYTGGTGTESRCRLYTGGTGTESRCRLYTGGTGTESRCRLYTGGTGTESRCRLYTGGTGTESRCRLYTGGTGTESRCRLYTGGTGTESRWRLYTGGTGTESRWRLYTGGTGTESRCRLYTGGTGTESRCRLYTGGTGTESRCRLYTGGTSTESHWYHTGQVSDLLIVVGDQAYHRCVVSKLNDGVGVVLGHAVVSKQGVQEWTKHSPLRGLYVEDQQSKYVVAYHLGTARHAVQDPVAEGGV, from the exons atgtggaggctatatacagggggtaccagtacagagtcaatgtggaggctatatacagggggtaccggtacagagtcaag gtgtaggctatatacagggggtaccggtacagagtcaatgtggaggctatatacagggggtaccagtacagagtcaag gtggaggctatatacagggggtaccggtacagagtcaaggtggaggctatatacagggggtaccggtacagagtcaaggtgtaggctatatacagggggtaccggtacagagtcaaggtgtaggctatatacagggggtaccggtacagagtcaaggtgtaggctatatacagggggtaccggtacagagtcaaggtgtaggctatatacagggggtaccggtacagagtcaaggtgtaggctatatacagggggtaccggtacagagtcaaggtgtaggctatatacagggggtaccggtacagagtcaaggtgtaggctatatacagggggtaccggcacagagtcaaggtggaggctatatacagggggtaccggtacagagtcaaggtggaggctatatacagggggtaccggtacagagtcaaggtgtaggctatatacagggggtaccggtacagagtcaaggtgtaggctatatacagggggtaccggtacagagtcaaggtgtaggctatatacagggggtaccagtacagagtcacacTGGTACCAcactggccaggtctctgacctcctcatcgttgtcggtgatcaggcctaccaccgttgtgtcgtcagcaaacttaatgatggtgttggagtcgtgcttggccatgcagtcgtgagtaaacagggagtacaggaatgGACTAAGcactcacccctgaggggcctctatgttgaggatcagcaaagcaaatatgttgttgcctaccacctggggacggcccgtcacgcagtccaggatccagttgcagagggaggtgtttag
- the LOC127930569 gene encoding loricrin-like isoform X5 — protein MWRLYTGGTSTESMWRLYTGGTSTESMWRLYTGGTSTESRCRLYTGGTGTESMWRLYTGGTSTESRWRLYTGGTGTESRWRLYTGGTGTESRCRLYTGGTGTESRCRLYTGGTGTESRCRLYTGGTGTESRCRLYTGGTGTESRCRLYTGGTGTESRCRLYTGGTGTESRCRLYTGGTGTESRWRLYTGGTGTESRWRLYTGGTGTESRCRLYTGGTGTESRCRLYTGGTGTESRCRLYTGGTSTESHWYHTGQVSDLLIVVGDQAYHRCVVSKLNDGVGVVLGHAVVSKQGVQEWTKHSPLRGLYVEDQQSKYVVAYHLGTARHAVQDPVAEGGV, from the exons caatgtggaggctatatacagggggtaccagtacagagtcaatgtggaggctatatacagggggtaccagtacagagtcaag gtgtaggctatatacagggggtaccggtacagagtcaatgtggaggctatatacagggggtaccagtacagagtcaag gtggaggctatatacagggggtaccggtacagagtcaaggtggaggctatatacagggggtaccggtacagagtcaaggtgtaggctatatacagggggtaccggtacagagtcaaggtgtaggctatatacagggggtaccggtacagagtcaaggtgtaggctatatacagggggtaccggtacagagtcaaggtgtaggctatatacagggggtaccggtacagagtcaaggtgtaggctatatacagggggtaccggtacagagtcaaggtgtaggctatatacagggggtaccggtacagagtcaaggtgtaggctatatacagggggtaccggcacagagtcaaggtggaggctatatacagggggtaccggtacagagtcaaggtggaggctatatacagggggtaccggtacagagtcaaggtgtaggctatatacagggggtaccggtacagagtcaaggtgtaggctatatacagggggtaccggtacagagtcaaggtgtaggctatatacagggggtaccagtacagagtcacacTGGTACCAcactggccaggtctctgacctcctcatcgttgtcggtgatcaggcctaccaccgttgtgtcgtcagcaaacttaatgatggtgttggagtcgtgcttggccatgcagtcgtgagtaaacagggagtacaggaatgGACTAAGcactcacccctgaggggcctctatgttgaggatcagcaaagcaaatatgttgttgcctaccacctggggacggcccgtcacgcagtccaggatccagttgcagagggaggtgtttag
- the LOC127930569 gene encoding loricrin-like isoform X2, translating to MWRLYTGGTSTESMWRLYTGGTGTESRCRLYTGGTGTESMWRLYTGGTSTESRWRLYTGGTGTESRCRLYTGGTGTESRCRLYTGGTGTESRCRLYTGGTGTESRCRLYTGGTGTESRCRLYTGGTGTESRCRLYTGGTGTESRCRLYTGGTGTESRWRLYTGGTGTESRWRLYTGGTGTESRCRLYTGGTGTESRCRLYTGGTGTESRCRLYTGGTSTESHWYHTGQVSDLLIVVGDQAYHRCVVSKLNDGVGVVLGHAVVSKQGVQEWTKHSPLRGLYVEDQQSKYVVAYHLGTARHAVQDPVAEGGV from the exons atgtggaggctatatacagggggtaccagtacagagtcaatgtggaggctatatacagggggtaccggtacagagtcaag gtgtaggctatatacagggggtaccggtacagagtcaatgtggaggctatatacagggggtaccagtacagagtcaag gtggaggctatatacagggggtaccggtacagagtcaaggtgtaggctatatacagggggtaccggtacagagtcaaggtgtaggctatatacagggggtaccggtacagagtcaaggtgtaggctatatacagggggtaccggtacagagtcaaggtgtaggctatatacagggggtaccggtacagagtcaaggtgtaggctatatacagggggtaccggtacagagtcaaggtgtaggctatatacagggggtaccggtacagagtcaaggtgtaggctatatacagggggtaccggcacagagtcaaggtggaggctatatacagggggtaccggtacagagtcaaggtggaggctatatacagggggtaccggtacagagtcaaggtgtaggctatatacagggggtaccggtacagagtcaaggtgtaggctatatacagggggtaccggtacagagtcaaggtgtaggctatatacagggggtaccagtacagagtcacacTGGTACCAcactggccaggtctctgacctcctcatcgttgtcggtgatcaggcctaccaccgttgtgtcgtcagcaaacttaatgatggtgttggagtcgtgcttggccatgcagtcgtgagtaaacagggagtacaggaatgGACTAAGcactcacccctgaggggcctctatgttgaggatcagcaaagcaaatatgttgttgcctaccacctggggacggcccgtcacgcagtccaggatccagttgcagagggaggtgtttag
- the LOC127930816 gene encoding uncharacterized protein LOC127930816 has protein sequence MGTDGAAVSVAVLASWRGCADVLGIDGAAVSVAVLASRVRDRAAVSVVVLTSWVRDVVRVAVLTSWVRDGAAVRVAVLTSWVRDGAAVSVAVLTSWVRDRAAVSVAVLTSWVRDGAAVSVAVLTSWVRDGAAVSVAVLTSWVRDGAAVSVAVLTSWVRDGAAVSVAVLTSWVRDGAAVSVAVLTSWVRDGAAVSVAVLTSWVRDGAAVSVAVLTSWVRDGAAVSVAVLTSWVRDGAAVSVAVLTSWVRDGAAVSVAVLTSWVRDGAAVSVVVLTSWVRDGAAVSVVVLTSWVRDGAAVSVAVLTSWVRDGAAVSVAVLTSWVRDGAAVSVAVLTSWVRDGAAVSVAVLTSWVRDGAAVSMAVLIGTRRIRC, from the exons ATGGGTACAGACGGAGCCGCTGTTAGCGTGGCTGTGCTGGCGTCATGG CGTGGCTGTGCTGACGTCCTGGGTATAGACGGAGCCGCTGTTAGCGTGGCTGTGCTGGCGTCAAGGGTACGAGACCGAGCCGCTGTTAGCGTGGTTGTGCTGACGTCATGGGTACGAGACGTTGTTAGGGTGGCTGTGCTGACGTCATGGGTACGAGACGGAGCCGCTGTTAGGGTGGCTGTGCTGACGTCATGGGTACGAGACGGAGCCGCTGTTAGCGTGGCTGTGCTGACGTCATGGGTACGAGACAGAGCCGCTGTTAGCGTGGCTGTGCTGACGTCATGGGTACGAGACGGAGCCGCTGTTAGCGTGGCTGTGCTGACGTCATGGGTACGAGACGGAGCCGCTGTTAGCGTGGCTGTGCTGACGTCCTGGGTACGAGACGGAGCCGCTGTTAGCGTGGCTGTGCTGACGTCCTGGGTACGAGACGGAGCCGCTGTTAGCGTGGCTGTGCTGACGTCATGGGTACGAGACGGAGCCGCTGTTAGCGTGGCTGTGCTGACGTCCTGGGTACGAGACGGAGCCGCTGTTAGCGTGGCTGTGCTGACGTCATGGGTACGAGACGGAGCCGCTGTTAGCGTGGCTGTGCTGACGTCATGG GTACGAGACGGAGCCGCTGTTAGCGTGGCTGTGCTGACGTCATGGGTACGAGACGGAGCCGCTGTTAGCGTGGCTGTGCTGACGTCCTGGGTACGAGACGGAGCCGCTGTTAGCGTGGCTGTGCTGACGTCATGGGTACGAGACGGAGCCGCTGTTAGCGTGGTTGTGCTGACGTCATGGGTACGAGACGGAGCCGCTGTTAGCGTGGTTGTGCTGACGTCATGGGTACGAGACGGAGCCGCTGTTAGCGTGGCTGTGCTGACGTCATGG GTACGAGACGGAGCCGCTGTTAGCGTGGCTGTGCTGACGTCATGGGTACGAGACGGAGCCGCTGTTAGCGTGGCTGTGCTGACGTCATGG GTACGAGACGGAGCCGCTGTTAGCGTGGCTGTGCTGACGTCATGG GTACGAGACGGAGCCGCTGTTAGCATGGCTGTGCTCATAG GTACGAGACGGATCCGCTGTTAG